TGTCATCTTTAAAGTTTTATCAAAGGCCATAAAAAAGAAAATGAATTATACATTATTCATAGAATGCGACACAAGTGGAGACCCTAAAAAGCGCCTCGCACACGTGAACGCATGATGGCTTCACTTTGCACAACCGTCTTTTCATTCTTAAAGGACATGGTGTGATGGTAAAGTGTTTCTTTACTATATATAAATTGAAAAGTTTAAATCTTGTAAGGTGCATATACGTGAGAATTTAAAAGTAACTTAGTTTCtcattcaaaaataaaaagttaatcCACTAAAAGATTTATGATCTTCTATGCAACAGATACTTTTATTATATAACAGATTATATGTGATTTCTTTATAACTATGGATGTGTTTAGGAGTGTGTTAAATACTTACCAAATTTAACTACAGCATTATAAGAAATGTAAGGGAGTAGGGGCGTCCATCACACATCACTCACTCATCAGTTACAACATTCAATCAATTTCCGCCATGTCATCGACCATTATtcaatcactagtgatggattttagtggaaatgtccatcactcaccacacactATCAAAATCATTCAAAttcaaaaaaacaaaaacaaaactgaaTTCAATCAACTTTCTTCACGCGTGATGGCTACAACGCATTTTAGGATCCACGCGTGATCAATatgggtggcggcggtgttcccttGCATTCCACGCGTCGGCGTGATGGCACCTCCATGGGGAGCCCCGTCCCCTCTAATACATTTTTACTTATTGTTGATAGGATATAGTGAAAAGAGAAATAGATGTATTTGTGTGATTATATAATCGTCTTATATCTGTAAATATGTTTTTATGCATTTTTACACTCTTTTTACTGATCACGTAAATGGTAACATACCTCCCATCCTgtttatttaaattattattttattaaaatgataGTTTTTTCCAAGTCTATACTTTACATACAAGACAAAGGGTGTGATTGAAACTTTTCTGTTCTCATTTAATGTTTCTGCCAAAGAAGAACTTTGTGTAACAAGACATTTCCATCAAATcataaatttcttttcttttacaatttttttattattcttATTCTTATAAAATAAATGACAAAGTTTGATTCTCACACAACATTGTGTCCATTGATGTTGTACGATGTACTTAAATAGTTGTACAATAGGGTTGCTTAGGGAATACCTATGAACACAAGTAACTGAACCTGCAATCACTGAGTAGGTATCAAGAAAAAGGTTGCAAAGAGAACTGACACTTGTGAGGAACCCTATTGTAACCAAAAGTACATGCCTTCATCTTAATGGAAATGGGAAATCCAAATCTTCAATATATACCAAATATAATCATTTTAAAAGGCCAAAATATAAATACATGAAAATAATATATACCAAATATAATCATTTTAAAAACCACAGATGTTTTGTTTAACAAAACTCGTGGTTAACCTTTAGAAGTAGAGCGCAATAATAAGGATTTAATTCCCTTCAAAGGAAGTTCTAGGTTTGAATTTGATTCTTGCTTTCAGTAAAGGGCTTAGCTACATGGCTTAATTCGTCTAGTTAGTAGGATATCAACGGGTCCTAAGAGATTCTAGGCAACGGATTCCCATAGTTATAAAAAAAATCTGAAGAATCCATAGATTACGTAGTAATCGACTAATCGGTGTTGATTGTCTAGTCAGTGTGTGACGTATTGATAAGCGTTATTGTTTATGTTCGATTTGAAATTTAGTTTTGATTTTTTCTTTTACAACCATAGGCATTTGTCTTTTTTTGATTTCATCTTGTCAACATGCTGGGATGGTCCAGCAGTTTGAATAATGAACAAACCAGTAGTTGATTTGGTTTCTTTATAGATTTAGAAAATGATTGTGCCTAATTTGTTCTTTTGAAATTGATTCGGGTTATGTCATTGGAGGGAAAATATAAGTTTAGTCAACCGGGTTTTAATTACTCTATCTAACATTTTTACACCTATTAAATATTTATATACTTTAAACTGTTAAAATTCAAAATTGTTttaatagaaatatatatattaaacgtTAAGAAAACTAGGATGATTGTCTAATATCTAGAGAGGAGAGGACCACATGTAGGTTGTAGTAAATATAAAAGTTGCCATATATAATGGTGCTGCTGGACCACATGAATAATACACACTAGCCTACACATATACAGTCCCCCTTTGCAGGTTTTATTACAATaattttgtgtttaaatcatattttggTTACATGCATGCTTGGGCCTAAAAACATGAGAcgtatttatataattatttttataattcTCGTATGTCTCTATTATGAAGGACTTTAAATTAAGATAAAAATAACCTCTATGtatgatttaatatataaaaaatattgtatgtacAAGCTAAAAACTATATGTTCAAAAAATCTCCCCATGTAGAAGATGTGCTTCAAGCTGTTTTTACTTGCGCCTCCAGTGCGTCTAATGTACATTTATCGCCTCAAGCAGTTAGAAGCGTAGACATGCATACCTTTTGAGACCAAGGGTCCTATTTGCGGTTTTTTTATAAGTTAATTATTAGCTTCTAGAGTCTAGACTCTCTATTTGCGGTCTTTTTCTACAGGATCATCTTTCTTCCTAACAATAATAGATTCAGGTAAGTGACCGCATGTGACTTGGAAGTAAACACATACATCATTGCCTACAACGCAATCACCATAATTATCGCCTACAACTTCATACACAATCGTCGCCAATTCGCCATCACGTTTGTATCTGAATTTGATTTTGGTAGTCCTCAAGGCTTACAAATGGAGCTATATTATACGGGAGCTTTGGCTAGGAACTATATATCTTCCACATTGGTTATAGCACCAATAATTTAATCAGGTTAAAAGATATCACATACCGTAATAAATTTAACCAGGTTAAAAGATATATCACATACCGTATTGGGTTGTATTAAACAAAaattttccttttctttcaaaaAAACTAAGTGATAATAATATTCTTGATAAGAATTTGAATCACTTTTAAATCGGCCAAACTCGGGCATTGAAGAATCAGCTTGTTTAACGAGAGGAGAGGTAAAGATGAAAAAAATGATCTTAATGCCCACATTGGCAAGACATGCGAGGTTACTTGACTGACTTCGGTCTCCTATTAGTTAGGGACGAGTCGATAGTGAAATAAAGCAATCAAGCTATGGATTGGTTGTGGTTTTTATAGAGATTAAGTCTTATGTAATCATTCTTGTAATTGTCTCCATGTGTCTCAATAGTGttcttatatgataaaaaagaaaagaaatgtaaagttacaAAAGTATTGGATTTACATCTTTGGTTATATTGATGGTTTCCATAAATAAATATCTTCTAGAGGTCCTTAAATAACTTGAAGGTAGGATTATAAATTTGGGGGTGGGATAACGCTTAGAGACCATTAGGTTATgagttcgattctcacaagggaGGTTtgtcccagatttattgggttttcttctgaattggtgtatagacattatgcctagtggagatgaatatgatcaggtggttctgctagtggcacgatgatactccagtggtatGTCAGTGATCCAAAATTTGTCGCTAAAAAAAGGTtataaatttattatttatagttAACACGTTTAATAAGTAGGACATGTTCAGATTAACCTACTTAATTAAATAAGTTGTTTTAAGGTTGACATGCTTAATGAGGCGAGTTGTGTTTTGAGAGACATGtttactaaacatgttcacccGTAAACTTGTGTAACCCAGTTTTTACAACTACCAACCTGGTTAACACGTTTACAACTTAATTTCTACCCGTTGATCTGTTTGACTTGTTTAGATAAATTGTTAAACGGGTTATATAAAATAAGTGTGTCTGGGTTAGATTGATGTTTTTTACACATGTGGTGACACTCGGGCTATTTTTATCATTTTATGAATTAATCTTCTTTTCATAGTTCATGTACCGGGTAAACTATATCAATGTTTACTCAACATGAAGTTTTAACTTGTGCTAATTTGATAAAGAATCAAATTCAATTCAAAGATATTAATTTAGCATTAATATTTAATATACCCTACAGTttaaattgaaaatgaaaagcaAAACTTAGATGTATCATGTATTGTATGGACATAAGAGTAGGATAGTGAAGCATCATACAAGTAGGCAGTAGCCCACCCTACTTGCACCCCCATAGTCCCATATTTCCTATCATATTCATCAATCATCTTTTACAAACGGTACATCTTTTGTTCAAGATATCAATCTTATGTATAGATATATAGAATTAGGGCCGGCCCGTTAGTGTACTAAACTTAGGCTAGCGCTTTGAGCCTCCAAATTTTTAGGAATTTCATTTGAAAAATATTATGTATAATAAGATGAAGTTCGATTAGTTTAACGAATCTCACTCCTGTAGTGTAGTGGTTATCAACGTTTAAataatatttgttttttttaactttatttccAGGTATCAGTTCTACTCACTCAACGtcctttaactttattttaacaaATTTCATTTTTCCTCCATTAACAAAGAGTCATGGATCCATGTTCGTTAACATGTTATCGACTCATTAAGCGATTAATCTAGTAATATTGATAAGGTTATCGATTATCATTAAGATAATGGtgagtaaaataatatttattcaaAAGGGTCCCAAATTTAACATTCGCTTTGGGCCTCCAAAAAGCTTGGACCGACCGTGTATAGAATTCTATATATAACTGGTTCTTAATACTTAATAAAAGTCATGTCAACATATGTACACATTTAAATGTAAAGTAAtacattttttaggtttttttttattttcttccaCTTCTCTTCAATGCATATGCATTATGcaatacatatttttttttttgaaaggtgtgcATATGCCAATACAGTTATATGCATTTGCAATACATATAACTGTTTATATCACGGTTCTCTATCTAAATCCGCTTGTATATATAGAGATGGGCGTTTAATGCATAACCAATTTTAAGTAAAAACTGTGGTAACCACATACAATTTTTTTAGATATTTCTTAACAATGATAAATGAGACGGTTGTATAACTGCTTACCTCACTCTCGGTATCTTTCTCAGTAAACATGTCAAACGCTTCGTACAAGTACCTAACGTAGTCATTATGATTTACACATCATTTTTTGAAGTAGCCCGTTTCGCCCATACTCATCATCATACCGCCGGTTTAGTCAGGCTTGAATTCAAAGAAAACGCGAAGATACATACACTGGAGGCGTTTTTTCAAACATATGCAGAATAAAATCAGTATTACGAATGTAAATACAATGCGCCAGACCACAAGAATCATCTAAATAATATGAATTGAACATTTGAACCTGTTTTATAGTCTAAAATGTGGGGTACATCAGTACATGGAAGCATTGAAATCATAACAGAGAGTACACTACACAAAACttgtgaaaaaaaataaaaacaagataAAATCGATCATGTCGACAAGAATTTCCATATTTTCTTTCCAATAGACACTTCACCGGGATGTTGCTCTGAACCATCATCGTCGTCATATTCATCTTCATTTTCATCATGATCATGATCATCATCGGCATTGGCATCATCTTCATTATTATCCAAATTCTCGCACTCATGCGCAACACTAAGTTCCTCGATTATTTCTGTATTTTTAACAACTTTCACGGCACCACTGCTGTCTTCAACATCTTCGGGTGTTTTAAACTGCAAAAAATCATATGCGTATACCAAGTAACCATCACACAATTACTTGTATATGTGAAATATCTATATTACCTAATAAATAAGTAAGTTGTGCCACGTGTCACAATTATGTGAGTCCAAATTCTGGTTTTCCGCTTCTCTTATTTCACCCCTTCGTTAACTAATAAAGTTGACTTAAATCATAACTTAACTCAAAATATTGTTCTATAATTCCTAAATCTTCATTACTAAACTCTTTAATATTTcttgagtaaattacgattttagcccctacttttacccttttagcctaaaAAAGAATTTTGTAACATCTgagagcccccaacgtctttttttctaacccttttggcccctaacatttaatggatggggcgTTGGAGGCTcggatgttaaaaaattcttttttgggctaaaagggtaaaagtgaaataaccacaggggccaaaatcgtaatttactcataTTTCTTTTATTCTAacatgtgtaatacacgggtttctaGGGGTACAAAACAATCTTAACCTAGGAAGTGTAGGAAACCAggtcaaacgaactccgattgacctcattccagcggcgttggaactgTCTCGTCGAATCCTATTCAAATACATATAGGGTTTTAGcgtttagggtttatagtttagattttagggtttagcttgaggggttagaattagggtttagctttagggtttagggttaagaggtTGGGGTTTCTGGTTAGGTTTCAACGAGACAGTTCCAACGCCGCTAGAATGAGctcaatcggagttcgtttgaccCGGTTTCCTACACTTCCTAGGTTAATGACATTTTGTACCGGATCTTTACCCGAGGTTTCTAACCTAGTATTAGCTATATATACTTACAGCTGTTTCTAATATCTGCGTGTCGGTTCTTTTGCTGACTGTGACATGCACCAACGGCTTGCTGACATCGCTAGCAACTTCTGTATCCACAGCAGCCGAAGTTTCAGGTTTTTTCGATTCAGAAACTTCCTTCTTTTTTCTACTACTGGTAGAAGCTTTAGCTTGAGGGGCGGTATCTTCACTGATCATCATATAAAAAACAAATACACAAATTTACGCAAGTAAAATACAACCATATATATTCATTAACTTCCTAATATGCTAAAATTATACCGCACTTACAATTTAATCAAAATTCACAACTGTTTCTGTTTAGAAACAAAGTAATCGCTACTGAAACTGCAACATCGTTTCTTCAACTTTCTAACAAAATTAATAGAATTATTGATCTGAGGTCACGAGAATTTCGTTATTTTTTCTCATCAATAACGGGTGCTTCTCTAAAAAAACCGTATTGTCAAACGCTGCAATCGTTATTAATATATATGTTTTGTTAATACAGAACCAAATTTTAAGTGAATAACCATGAGAACTGCACACGCCCGTGTTTTTAGTGAATTATTGTTTTTCGGGTTTTGGCGGGTTCGGGTCCGGTTTTGACCGGGTAGAGGTAGAACCGTTTCCAGTGGTTCCGGGTCGGGTCGGGTCTGGTTCGGTTGCTTTTTTCTAAACCACGGTCTAGAACAGGTCTGTACCTGCGGGTCGGGTAGGGTAGAAACCAGTTCCGGGTCGGGTCCGGAACCGGATTTTTTGTCCACTCTACATATACATATAGAGACCGGTTCAAGAAACAGTGTGCATTCAATTAATATCTAAGATAAACACATTCTCGCATATGAAACTTTAAATTAACTTTGAAATTTGAAAACGTCTCTTATTGATTAGTAACTTATAAgtttaagaaaataaaaaaacaaaaaaaaaactgtcTTCAACGCTTTCAAGTTTCAAAACATTTGGATCACAAGACAaccaaaaaaccttaaaaaacttACGCCTTGTGTCGCCTAAGATTATATCGACTTTCTCCGGGAGTCGGGGGTGGCGGAGCAACCGCAACCGTTTGCCGCCTCTTCCTccgcccaccaccaccaccggtggTTACACTTTCAGAACGAACTTCACTCTCACCGTCCATCTCACTTCCACTCACTAAAGAAGTTTCAGCATGGGTCCGTTTTCTCGTAGCGGGTCTCGCTACCTTCTCAAAACTTTCTTCAGCCACGGGCTCAACTGTCGGGGTTTTACGGGCCCTACCTTTCGGTTTTCTCACAGGCTTTTTCCTCCCACTTCTCATCTCCGATTGCTCAGAAGCTTCCGGAACTTCAAGATTCTTACTTCCCATGTAGctctgatcatcatcatcatgtgaATCGCCAGCTGGCACGTTAGAGTTATCATTTGCATCTAGATCGGTCACCGCTTCCGGTAAGGGCGTTTTGGGGATTTCATCATGCTGTTGCTTCGTTCTTCTGTGAGGGGACAATTTAAACACGGTTGACTGTACCCAAGACTTCAACTTATTTGCAACATTACCCTCGGACTTTTCACTACTTTCATTCATAGTCCTCGTAGTTCGAGAATCATCTCTAACCTCGGGAATTTGTATATCGGAAAGCTCATAACTTCTAACAATCTCCCCACAGTTCTCACAGTCCTTTAGTTTCTCAACAAATTCAATAAACCGATTTCGTTCCTTTACGAAATCTTCCCGTTGATCTTTTATCTTCTCGTTAAGCGCTCCGAGGTCGTTTATGTCATTTTGCATTTCAAGTTGGTTTTCTTCTAACTTTCGACTGTTTAATTCAATCTCGTTTCTCTCTTTTTTAACTCTCTCTCTTTCGGATTTCAGTTCTTCGAAATCTTTTCGTACGACTTCCTTCAAGTAACTAATATTATCCAACTCTTTTTCCCGTAGCTCCTCGAACGCTTTCTTCTTTTCCTCCATATTTCTCTCCATTTCCGCTCGCTTATTCTGCAAACTCGCCTCGAAATCCCGTTCTTGTTTCTCAAAATCGTGAAGAAACTGTCGATGCTCGTTTTCGTATTTTTCAACTAAAAGGGATTCTTCATGCTTCATTCGAGCCTCAAATGTTTCTTTCTCCAACTTAACAACTTCCATTTGCTCTTCAACATAAACTTTCGTCAAAACTCTCTCTTTTTCTAATTTCTCGTTATCGgatttcattttcttttcgaaGTTCTCTTTTTGTTCGTTAAATTCCATTATTTCTTTGCTTACGACCGACTTTTTCTCATCCAATGACTCCCATTCGTTCTCGAATTTCAATCTATCGTTCTTCAAATCATCACGTTCCTTCATAATCAACGTTTTCTGGAGCCTGCATTTTTCTATCTCGTCTTTTAGCTCTAGTTGCAAGCGGGAAAAGTTTATTCGTTCGTCTTCTGTAATTCGAAGTTTTTCAAGTTCTTCTTGAACTCCTAACTCCTGTTGAGTGATCTCGTCCTTAATTTCTTCTGTACCAGCTTTCAGAGCTTCCAGACTTTCTTTCTCCGCAAGTAACTGTTTCTTGTCGGTTTCAAACTTTTTTGCTTCTGCTTCTATAGATTTCTCCTTTGCTTTTAATAACTTCGACGTTTTGTCGATCTCGTTCTCTTTATCATTTAATCTTGCTAGCTTCTTTTCGAGCGATTGCTCTTGCTTTCTTAGTTTTTCTTCCTTGTGATTTAACTCGTCAGTTTTCTGCTCCAACGTTTCTATTTTGCATCTCGTTTCGGCCTCCACTGATTTCCGCTTTTCATCCAATTCTTTATCGAAGTCCCGCCTTTTAGATTCGAGGGAATTTTTATGGTCATCTAAAATCTTTTGGATCTCCACCTGAAGCAAAACGAACATGATTAGAAGTGCAATtccaattgttttttttttttttttactttttacatgTGAGTCAATTTGGGTGACATTTTATCTCAAACAAGTTGAACAAAAAATAGCTACAACGGGAATCGAACAGGTTAACAAATGCCCAAAGTCTCCGTTTTATTCAGAACTAGTGGGTTACCACCCACGCTCCGCAGCGGGttcaaaatgtatataaaaataagcaaatcgcGAGACTTAAAGTTGTTTGATGCTTTAGTTGACGGGCTAAACATGTTATAATTAAAGTTGACGGGCTAAACAtgttattattaaagttgagagGCTGAAGTTGTTTATTATTTAAGTTGAGAGGCTAGAAttgttttagttaaggggctaaacacgtcattattaaagttgaggagctaaagttgtttattattaaagttgaggacctgtagttgtttattattaaagtttaGAAACAAAAGTTTTTCGATGTggttaaggggctaaacatgtcattactAAAGCTGAGGGGcaaaacatgtcattattaaatcTGGGGGGCTAACCATGTCATTATTAAAgctgaggggctaaacatgtcttTATTAAAGCTGAGGGGCTAAGCATGTCTTTATAAAAGCTGAGTGGCTAAACATGTCTTTATTAAAGTTGAAGAGCCAAATTTTTTTTAGTTAAgaggctaaacatgtcattatcaGAGTTGAggagctaaacatgtcattaaagttgaggggctaaagttggttAATGCCAAAGTTGGCTGATGTGACAAAATAGCATATTCATAGTATATATAATTTCTGATTAATAATAAGAAAATTAATTATTTTGTAATCATAGCTGATGCATTAACGACTAGAAAATATAAAAAGGATTAATAAAAGTGGTTTCGGGTCAACCAGCCTATTTTGTCGAGATAAGAATAAACTAACTCTTTTAAATCaaaacccattttgacccgtcaCCCAACCAGCCAATAGCGATGAGTTAACAACGTGGCATATTCCACATATGCACACAAACAAACAGACAGTTAAATATGAACTCACTTTTTCTTTTGCAGTCAATTTCTCTTTCAAATCGAGCAATTCCTTTTCCTTGATCTCAAGGTTCTTTCTAATCAACTCGGCTTGCTACAACAtaacagaaaaaaaaacaatgaaattATTGACGGGTCAACAAGATAAGTCAACAgaaacaaaaagtcaaaaacaaaccTCCTCTTTTGCAACTAACTTCGATAATCTGATGTTTATATCGTCTTCTTTCTTCTTTGACTCCAAAATGCTAGACGCAATCTTATTATGTGCATCCTCGAgttccttttcttttattttaacGGTCGTCTCGGATTTAATGACTTTTTCCTCCCGTGAATTCATAATTCTCCTACCTTCACATAACCGCTCTTCCCCTTCTTGCAATTTCCTTTCC
This is a stretch of genomic DNA from Helianthus annuus cultivar XRQ/B chromosome 16, HanXRQr2.0-SUNRISE, whole genome shotgun sequence. It encodes these proteins:
- the LOC110915037 gene encoding protein CROWDED NUCLEI 2, encoding MYTTQQRVTRSPLSITPRSDAQPFGNPSITRHVSGKGKAVAFVDAPPPPPPLGLLNDNGTVDDGEGLDDWRRFQEAGLLDESVMERKDHEALAEKAQRLEKELFDYQYNMGLLLIENKELMATTEELKEALAETQEVVKREEAAHFMALNETEKRYDELRKALEFEKRCQADLEKALREVSEENKQIKLKSQTSLVDANNLVAGIEGKARLVEEKMQQADAKLAEVDRKSLDLDKRLQELETHESLLQSERQTFITGREAWENTYSNQKEDLRVWERKLQEGEERLCEGRRIMNSREEKVIKSETTVKIKEKELEDAHNKIASSILESKKKEDDINIRLSKLVAKEEQAELIRKNLEIKEKELLDLKEKLTAKEKVEIQKILDDHKNSLESKRRDFDKELDEKRKSVEAETRCKIETLEQKTDELNHKEEKLRKQEQSLEKKLARLNDKENEIDKTSKLLKAKEKSIEAEAKKFETDKKQLLAEKESLEALKAGTEEIKDEITQQELGVQEELEKLRITEDERINFSRLQLELKDEIEKCRLQKTLIMKERDDLKNDRLKFENEWESLDEKKSVVSKEIMEFNEQKENFEKKMKSDNEKLEKERVLTKVYVEEQMEVVKLEKETFEARMKHEESLLVEKYENEHRQFLHDFEKQERDFEASLQNKRAEMERNMEEKKKAFEELREKELDNISYLKEVVRKDFEELKSERERVKKERNEIELNSRKLEENQLEMQNDINDLGALNEKIKDQREDFVKERNRFIEFVEKLKDCENCGEIVRSYELSDIQIPEVRDDSRTTRTMNESSEKSEGNVANKLKSWVQSTVFKLSPHRRTKQQHDEIPKTPLPEAVTDLDANDNSNVPAGDSHDDDDQSYMGSKNLEVPEASEQSEMRSGRKKPVRKPKGRARKTPTVEPVAEESFEKVARPATRKRTHAETSLVSGSEMDGESEVRSESVTTGGGGGRRKRRQTVAVAPPPPTPGESRYNLRRHKAEDTAPQAKASTSSRKKKEVSESKKPETSAAVDTEVASDVSKPLVHVTVSKRTDTQILETAFKTPEDVEDSSGAVKVVKNTEIIEELSVAHECENLDNNEDDANADDDHDHDENEDEYDDDDGSEQHPGEVSIGKKIWKFLST